The genomic stretch TCATTACACTCAGCCATTTATCAACCGTATCCTGATATAAATCTCTGGTGTCTTTTTCTCCACTTGCGGGATCTATCAGATCCATGACTTCTACGCTAACAGTTGGAAAACTAAGCCCAGGGTTTATAGGAGAGAGTGTTTTGCTGGCACCCTCTATATATATAGGAACAATAGGAGTATCATTATCCACACTTAAAAGCCCGGCTCCTATCCTCGGGGTCATAGCTTTGCCTGTACTTGTTCTCTCGCCCTCTGGGAATATACAGACAGAAAATCCTCTTTTAAGCCCTTCACTTGCAAGCCTCATAGAATCGGCCGACGTTCTTCCAGTACCTGTGAGTATTATCCTCATAGGTTTTACAATCCATGAAAGCGGCGGTTTTGAGAAGTACTCACCAAACCCGGTGAAGAGCATTTTGTTGATCATATCTCCAGGCAATAGTGCATAAATTAGTATTGGATCAATTAAGCTTTGGTGATTGGGGCAAATAAGCACGGCCCTATCACTTGGAATTTTATCAGCTTGAT from Thermodesulfobacteriota bacterium encodes the following:
- a CDS encoding 1-acyl-sn-glycerol-3-phosphate acyltransferase, producing the protein PRDDLALDLGTDSLTLVEISAMLESEFGVYIPEQEVPDVRTIGDILERLPKSREEAAERIADADKIKGEMETESLDDLFDMDRSLLKRVGIRIFQMFGKLLVLIAFRSWLNQADKIPSDRAVLICPNHQSLIDPILIYALLPGDMINKMLFTGFGEYFSKPPLSWIVKPMRIILTGTGRTSADSMRLASEGLKRGFSVCIFPEGERTSTGKAMTPRIGAGLLSVDNDTPIVPIYIEGASKTLSPINPGLSFPTVSVEVMDLIDPASGEKDTRDLYQDTVDKWLSVMKNREA